The Prunus persica cultivar Lovell chromosome G7, Prunus_persica_NCBIv2, whole genome shotgun sequence genome has a segment encoding these proteins:
- the LOC18769848 gene encoding ras-related protein RHN1 isoform X1, translating to MARTGNKNIQAKLVLLGDMGTGKTSLVLRFVTGKFLEYQESTIGAAFFTQVLSLNEATIKFDIWDTAGQERYHSLAPMYYRGAAAAVVVYDITSMESFVRAKKWVQELQRQANPTLIMFLAGNKADLEEKRKVGFEEGEQYAKENGLVFLETSAKTAQNVNELFYEIAKKLAKASPSRPTGIKLHSRSQQNSRRMFCCS from the exons GAGAACAGGCAATAAGAACATACAAGCCAAGCTG GTACTTCTTGGGGACATGGGAACTGGGAAGACAAGCTTGGTATTGAGATTTGTGACAGGAAAATTTTTGGAGTACCAG GAATCAACAATTGGAGCAGCTTTCTTCACTCAGGTTCTGTCACTAAATGAAGCTACCATCAAATTTGATATATGGGACACTGCGGGTCAGGAACGGTACCATAGCCTGGCTCCTATGTACTACCGTGGTGCCGCTGCAGCTGTTGTGGTGTATGATATCACAAGCATG GAATCATTTGTGAGAGCAAAAAAGTGGGTTCAAGAATTGCAAAGACAAG CAAATCCAACTCTAATAATGTTCTTGGCCGGTAACAAGGCTGACttggaagagaagagaaaagtgGGGTTTGAG GAAGGTGAGCAATATGCCAAGGAAAatggcttggtttttcttgaaacatcTGCCAAAACTGCACAGAATGTCAATGAGCTCTTTTATGAAATAG CAAAAAAGTTGGCTAAAGCTAGCCCTTCTCGTCCAACTGGGATAAAATTGCATAGCAGATCACAGCAAAACAGCAGGAGAATGTTTTGTTGCTCTTGA
- the LOC18769848 gene encoding ras-related protein Rab5 isoform X2: MGTGKTSLVLRFVTGKFLEYQESTIGAAFFTQVLSLNEATIKFDIWDTAGQERYHSLAPMYYRGAAAAVVVYDITSMESFVRAKKWVQELQRQANPTLIMFLAGNKADLEEKRKVGFEEGEQYAKENGLVFLETSAKTAQNVNELFYEIAKKLAKASPSRPTGIKLHSRSQQNSRRMFCCS; encoded by the exons ATGGGAACTGGGAAGACAAGCTTGGTATTGAGATTTGTGACAGGAAAATTTTTGGAGTACCAG GAATCAACAATTGGAGCAGCTTTCTTCACTCAGGTTCTGTCACTAAATGAAGCTACCATCAAATTTGATATATGGGACACTGCGGGTCAGGAACGGTACCATAGCCTGGCTCCTATGTACTACCGTGGTGCCGCTGCAGCTGTTGTGGTGTATGATATCACAAGCATG GAATCATTTGTGAGAGCAAAAAAGTGGGTTCAAGAATTGCAAAGACAAG CAAATCCAACTCTAATAATGTTCTTGGCCGGTAACAAGGCTGACttggaagagaagagaaaagtgGGGTTTGAG GAAGGTGAGCAATATGCCAAGGAAAatggcttggtttttcttgaaacatcTGCCAAAACTGCACAGAATGTCAATGAGCTCTTTTATGAAATAG CAAAAAAGTTGGCTAAAGCTAGCCCTTCTCGTCCAACTGGGATAAAATTGCATAGCAGATCACAGCAAAACAGCAGGAGAATGTTTTGTTGCTCTTGA
- the LOC18769434 gene encoding uncharacterized protein LOC18769434 produces the protein MKGTSKVIMGATLVMVVSLAIVLGLILVLLAELYCSLLLRRRQLKTNTSNPNLTADAADSAATTTSSQQPSSQPQDHSAGPPLSSFLGVLRAPRSFLFPSVPCKQDNAETKKHHTHLLHQVFDIPVPNQEILPNTTPCHIGVMISSPSPSISFVTSPQPTQEDKIQAGNSSPGAQCNAKAAGGGGGAEHFVYISNPIYDNDEASTRHSGGENNTPFETPETSPSRLEMGGGSSSSCSGEDEVAQPTPSGPSSPTTTPPLTPMKKLPAEACSVPLRDARSLGTSGSDSNTNNGLSSSSSGSPCTSPSW, from the coding sequence atgaagggcACATCCAAGGTGATAATGGGGGCCACACTGGTAATGGTGGTGAGCCTTGCCATAGTGTTGGGCTTAATCTTGGTGCTGCTAGCTGAGCTCTACTGTTCCCTCCTACTTCGCCGGCGTCAGCTCAAAACCAACACCTCCAACCCAAACCTCACCGCTGATGCTGCCGACTCTGCAGCCACCACAACCTCTTCTCAGCAGCCCTCATCACAGCCTCAAGATCACTCAGCTGGCCCTCCTCTCAGCAGCTTTCTAGGGGTTCTTCGTGCTCCAAGAAGCTTCCTTTTCCCATCAGTTCCTTGCAAACAAGACAACGCAGAAACAAAGAAGCACCATACTCACCTTCTTCACCAGGTTTTTGACATCCCGGTCCCAAACCAAGAAATATTACCAAACACAACCCCCTGTCATATTGGGGTCATGATATCAAGCCCATCcccatcaatttcttttgtGACTTCACCGCAGCCAACCCAAGAAGACAAAATTCAAGCTGGTAATAGCAGTCCTGGTGCTCAGTGTAATGCGAAAGctgctggtggtggtggtggtgcagAGCATTTTGTGTACATTTCTAACCCCATTTATGACAATGATGAAGCAAGCACCAGGCACAGTGGAGGAGAAAACAACACTCCCTTTGAAACTCCAGAGACTTCACCTTCAAGACTAGAAATGGGAGggggttcttcttcttcttgctctgGAGAGGATGAGGTTGCCCAACCAACCCCTTCTGGTCCCTCAAGCCCAACAACCACACCTCCTCTAACTCCAATGAAGAAGCTCCCTGCAGAGGCTTGCTCTGTTCCTCTCAGAGATGCCAGGTCATTAGGCACTTCAGGTAGTGATTCCAATACTAACAATggcctctcttcttcttcatcaggTTCTCCTTGTACTTCTCCTTCATGGTGA
- the LOC109950195 gene encoding uncharacterized protein LOC109950195, with amino-acid sequence MLDGLLGRGFAAKCKSLIKLTKTRIDVIRRKRNATQKFLRKDIADLLANGLDINAFGRADGLTAEVILSSCYDFVERCCDLVLNHLSVMQKQSECPEECREPVSSLMSAAARFSDLPELRDLRQLFQERYENSLEYFVNQKFVENLVSKPPTLEKKVQLMKDIALEFSIKWDSKAFEQRMSKPPAFIQEKPKTYGSSHVPDNKGKLSNGASAVPKGDKHNFLPTERRLDAHKLHSDKDGTVLKTDEHNHQTRHRLVGKEYKSLNGREDTVVEKNGHGILFQERQEVVSHKYEAWNGKEDAPPKSVGLGSSSQAKGQERHHGRENNVPKRDCHEALPHVKPNVAGSHVKSNGKGSFADDNYGGQHNDARLASKEEEKPKVKNYGIPPPYMKPNVKAKGRKHETTLGSSHRSSGNDGITKDPVAYNIAFVDNILGGAQPGSDDEGERRAAAKVNNHDLEKDHAHRDDASSNHIPKPRSARRRHSRSRSSHNDAGNNEDAEVAMKKSRSRRRDETRRGLQLLFDDEHGKKDEEERRIDELLIHYSKKPSNFEPEMSRRKSKSRHPHHGGTGVGESPRHESRDESEMATPARSVSLPNKHSGPSEAAKVYARAVSFQPDRSNPARHVHPKLPDYEDLAAQFAALRGR; translated from the exons ATGTTGGACGGGCTGCTCGGCCGTGGATTTGCCGCTAAATG TAAATCGTTGATTAAATTGACGAAAACTCGGATCGATGTGATACGGAGGAAGAGGAACGCCACGCAGAAGTTTTTGAGGAAAGATATCGCTGATCTACTCGCCAATGGCCTTGATATTAATGCTTTTGGAAGG GCTGATGGACTCACAGCAGAGGTGATACTTTCGTCGTGTTATGATTTCGTGGAGCGATGCTGTGATTTGGTGCTGAATCATCTTTCAGTCATGCAGAAACAAAG CGAATGCCCTGAGGAATGTCGGGAACCTGTATCATCACTGATGTCTGCTGCAGCAAGGTTTTCTGATTTACCAGAATTGCGCGACCTTAGGCAACTATTTCAAGAGAGATACGAGAATTCTCTGGAGTATTTTGTGAATCAAAAG TTTGTTGAGAACTTAGTTTCAAAGCCTCCTACATTGGAGAAGAAGGTTCAGTTAATGAAAGACATAGCATTGGAATTCTCAATAAAGTGGGACTCCAAGGCCTTTGAACAGAGGATGTCTAAACCTCCTGCATTTATACAG GAAAAGCCAAAAACTTACGGATCTTCCCATGTTCCTGATAATAAAGGCAAATTGTCTAATGGGGCATCTGCAGTCCCAAAAGGAGATAAGCATAATTTTTTGCCTACAGAAAGGAGGCTTGATGCCCACAAATTACACAGTGACAAGGACGGTACTGTGTTGAAGACGGATGAGCACAATCATCAGACTAGGCATAGACTCGTTGGAAAAGAATACAAGTCTCTCAATGGCAGGGAAGATACGGTTGTGGAAAAAAATGGGCATGGAATTTTGTTCCAGGAAAGGCAAGAAGTTGTTTCTCACAAATATGAAGCATGGAATGGAAAGGAGGATGCTCCCCCAAAGTCAGTTGGATTGGGCAGTTCATCTCAGGCAAAAGGACAGGAAAGGCATCATGGTAGGGAGAACAATGTTCCTAAAAGAGACTGCCATGAAGCTTTACCTCATGTAAAGCCAAATGTTGCTGGATCGCATGTGAAAAGCAATGGTAAAGGCTCATTTGCTGATGACAATTATGGCGGCCAACACAATGATGCAAGATTAGCaagtaaagaagaagaaaaacctaAAGTGAAGAATTATGGCATCCCTCCTCCATATATGAAACCTAATGTCAAAGCGAAAGGTAGAAAACACGAAACCACTTTAGGTTCTTCACATCGTAGTTCTGGCAATGATGGCATCACTAAGGATCCTGTAGCGTATAACATAGCCTTTGTTGATAATATACTGGGAGGAGCACAACCAGGATCTGATGATGAGGGTGAGAGGCGTGCTGCTGCAAAGGTTAATAATCATGATCTTGAGAAGGATCACGCTCATCGGGATGATGCATCTAGCAACCACATACCAAAACCAAGATCAGCTAGGAGGAGACACTCAAGATCACGTTCCTCTCACAATGATGCCGGAAACAACGAAGATGCAGAAGTAGCAATGAAAAAATCCAGAAGCAGGAGAAGGGATGAGACAAGACGAGGCCTGCAACTGTTGTTTGATGATGAGCACGGTaagaaagatgaagaagagaggagaATCGATGAACTGCTGATTCATTACAGTAAAAAGCCATCcaattttgaaccagaaatGTCAAGAAGAAAGTCAAAAAGTCGTCATCCACATCATGGAGGCACTGGTGTTGGTGAATCCCCAAGGCACGAAAGCAGAGATGAGTCAGAAATGGCAACCCCAGCAAGATCGGTTTCCCTTCCTAATAAACATAGTGGTCCATCAGAGGCAGCCAAAGTATATGCTCGGGCGGTTTCCTTTCAACCAGATAGGTCCAACCCAGCTCGGCATGTGCATCCCAAGTTGCCAGACTATGAGGATTTGGCTGCCCAATTTGCAGCACTAAGAGGAAGGTAG
- the LOC18770051 gene encoding G-type lectin S-receptor-like serine/threonine-protein kinase At1g67520 — protein MAKLTSFVLLFFSCFFMRYICSSYAETVIYTLKQGEQLRDQDTDHLVSQHGHFKLGFFSPGASSNLGITSNRFLGIWYSKLPDHPDAVWVANPETPVVDSSGVFTLDSDGKLKIIHGGGQIIISDPNQTVSGNVTAYLMDTGNFILRKVTSDGTPGNILWESFDYPSNTLLPGMKLGMNLKTGHNRTLSSWFSYQSPVSGAFRLGVDPSRTNRLIIWRREVVYWTSGIWENGSFPKAPELTTRTDLFDFNFVSNEEEKYFTYSVKNNSTLSRWELNTWGQLLQSILAPNGTTWETTVTSPCKFNPYYPDAVCIEQKPSECRNGSELLVPTRGYLNDAQFTHQDNNTNLDLSDCHATCWNDCTCIGYQNIHTNGSGCLFFKKGAHFVQNDYFGVNYLIIIANNSRDGTTTEKGSTQKKWWIWCIVGIILAVAVLLLGYFCYTRKRKLAVVQQTDKVETSQEQGLLELGSQIRGLRDIFKLKTGRGRGQEFKMLSFSEILAATDDFSFAKKLGEGGFGPVYKGVLPDGQQVAVKRLARHSGQGIEEFMNEITLIAELQHSNLVRLLGCCIQGEEKILIYEYLTNTSLDAFLFDSTRVNLLDWQRRINIIEGIAQGLLYLHKYSRVRVIHRDLKTSNILLDENMNPKISDFGMARIFGQNESRANTNRVVGTYGYMSPEYAMNGIFSEKSDVYSFGVVLLEIVSGQKNTVFVSSTALSLIELAWGLWKQGDSLELRDPSMDSCPKDEVSKFIHVGLLCVQEYAVDRPTMSEVISMLTSDIMFLPDPKQPAYCISRSEVGSSQPHGRSDMGSSNCVSMTVMEAR, from the exons ATGGCTAAACTGACAAGCTTTgtgcttctctttttctcatgTTTCTTCATGCGGTATATTTGTTCTTCTTATGCAGAAACAGTGATATATACCCTCAAGCAAGGCGAACAGCTCCGGGACCAGGACACCGATCATCTCGTCTCTCAACATGGCCACTTCAAGTTAGGCTTCTTCAGTCCTGGTGCTTCAAGTAACCTCGGCATTACCAGTAACCGTTTCTTGGGAATATGGTACAGCAAACTACCAGATCATCCAGATGCAGTGTGGGTGGCCAACCCAGAAACTCCGGTTGTCGATTCATCTGGAGTATTTACATTGGATAGTGATGGAAAATTGAAGATCATACATGGTGGAGGGCAGATTATTATATCAGATCCCAATCAAACAGTTTCTGGTAATGTGACTGCCTATTTGATGGATACTGGAAATTTTATCCTAAGAAAAGTAACATCAGATGGAACACCTGGAAACATTCTATGGGAAAGTTTTGATTATCCATCCAACACATTGTTACCTGGAATGAAGTTAGGCATGAACCTTAAGACTGGACATAATCGAACACTTTCTTCATGGTTCAGTTATCAATCCCCGGTTTCTGGTGCGTTCAGGCTTGGTGTGGACCCCAGTCGCACCAACCGATTGATCATCTGGCGGCGAGAAGTTGTATACTGGACCAGCGGGATCTGGGAAAATGGAAGTTTTCCAAAGGCCCCTGAACTGACAACAAGGActgatttatttgatttcaattttgtatcaaatgaagaagaaaagtacTTCACTTACTCTGTTAAAAACAACTCTACTCTTTCAAGATGGGAACTGAATACTTGGGGCCAACTCTTGCAGTCTATTTTAGCCCCAAATGGTACTACTTGGGAAACCACCGTTACAAGTCCATGCAAGTTCAACCCGTATTACCCAGATGCAGTGTGCATAGAGCAGAAGCCCTCTGAATGCAGGAATGGATCTGAGCTACTTGTGCCAACAAGAGGCTACTTAAATGATGCTCAATTTACACATCAGGATAATAATACTAACTTAGATCTTAGCGACTGTCACGCTACTTGCTGGAATGATTGCACCTGTATCGGCTACCAAAATATACATACCAATGGATCTGGATGCCTGTTTTTCAAAAAGGGAGCACATTTTGTCCAGAATGATTACTTTGGAGTCAATTATCTCATTATCATAGCGAATAACAGCAGAG ATGGAACGACTACCGAAAAAGGAAGTACACAGAAGAAATGGTGGATATGGTGTATCGTAGGTATTATACTTGCTGTGGCAGTGCTACTTTTAGGCTATTTCTGCTacacaaggaaaagaaaacttgCAGTCGTGCAACAAACTG ACAAGGTGGAAACAAGCCAAGAGCAAGGACTACTTGAGTTGGGATCTCAAATTCGAGGATTGCGTGACATATTCAAGCTCAAAACAGGCAGAGGGAGAGGGCAGGAGTTTAAGATGCTCAGCTTTTCTGAAATACTGGCTGCAACAGATGACTTCTCATTTGCCAAAAAGCTAGGAGAGGGTGGTTTTGGACCGGTCTACAAG GGTGTATTACCAGATGGGCAACAGGTGGCAGTAAAGAGACTTGCAAGACATTCAGGGCAAGGAATAGAAGAATTCATGAATGAGATTACACTTATAGCTGAACTTCAACATAGTAATCTTGTTCGGCTTTTGGGTTGTTGCATTCAAGGAGAAGAGAAGATTCTGATATACGAATACCTGACAAATACAAGCTTAGATGCCTTCCTCTTTG ATTCCACTAGAGTGAATCTTTTAGATTGGCAGAGACGCATCAACATCATCGAAGGGATTGCACAAGGACTTCTTTATCTTCATAAGTATTCTAGAGTTAGAGTCATACACAGAGATCTGAAGACTAGCAACATTTTACTTGATGAAAACATGAACCCTAAGATATCAGATTTTGGAATGGCCAGAATTTTCGGACAGAATGAGTCCAGAGCAAATACGAATAGAGTTGTAGGAACATA TGGCTATATGTCTCCAGAATATGCCATGAATGGCATTTTCTCTGAGAAGTCCGATGTATACAGCTTTGGAGTTGTACTGCTGGAGATTGTGAGCGGCCAGAAGAACACTGTTTTTGTTTCATCCACTGCTCTCAGCCTTATCGAACTA GCCTGGGGCTTATGGAAACAAGGTGACAGTCTAGAGCTAAGGGACCCATCAATGGACTCATGCCCAAAAGATGaagtttcaaaatttattcatGTTGGTCTCCTATGTGTGCAAGAGTATGCAGTAGATAGACCTACCATGTCAGAAGTAATATCCATGCTTACAAGCGATATCATGTTTTTACCTGATCCAAAACAACCTGCATACTGTATTTCAAGAAGTGAAGTTGGGTCATCACAACCTCATGGAAGGTCGGATATGGGTTCatcaaattgtgtatctatGACTGTGATGGAAGCTAGATAA
- the LOC18771284 gene encoding histone acetyltransferase KAT6B — protein MASSCLSTLGSVPPSWSGWSSWRKQFPLASASSSSSSSASWFDSRRLRRTQVVCMAPDEEKLTRRNPLDFPIEWERPKPGRRPDIFPQFSPMKTPLPPPMPYDPPEEDEDEEEKKEEEEEEQEQEEESPEKIDPDKNNI, from the exons ATGGCGTCGAGCTGCCTCTCAACGCTGGGTAGTGTACCTCCTTCTTGGAGTGGTTGGTCGAGTTGGAGAAAGCAATTTCCTTTAGCCTCAGCAAGCTCGTCATCTTCATCCTCTGCTTCATGGTTCGATTCTCGACGGCTTCGGAGGACCCAGGTGGTGTGTATGGCCCCAGATGAGGAGAAACTCACTCGCCGCAACCCTCTCGATTTCCCAATT GAGTGGGAGAGGCCTAAGCCAGGGCGTAGACCTGACATCTTCCCCCAGTTCAGTCCTATGAAAACACCTTTGCCACCTCCAATGCCATATGACCCTCCCGAAGAAGACGAAGacgaggaggagaagaaggaggaagaagaagaggagcaAGAGCAAGAGGAGGAATCTCCTGAGAAGATTGACCCAGATAAGAACAATATTTAA
- the LOC18771756 gene encoding uncharacterized protein LOC18771756 isoform X1, with product MAQAARLNLRLQKELKLLLTDPPPGASFPLLSSSSSLTTIDARKLPNSRPFSDLFNTAFGYREKNKKLTLTKVFAFVSEIKGPEGTVYAEGLFNIKIQIPERYPFQPPSVTFATPIYHPNIDNGGRICLDILNLPPKGAWQPSLNISTVLTSIGLLLSEPNPDDGLMCEASREFKYNRQAFDQKARSMTQKYATGNVCDTQFHSNANPITVQLEVETTKLEPKHEADEFVVSDKKVIGGSRKLSLEASGRTKKRDANEEGNQVPKDQPFLSDFGNQIEEEGTEKAVKDTLDKCNQSQEKKLCGSRRKLSLESLGQFQKKSDNDMENVVPNNHCSSLKPESLPVPSSGSLVPQSGNSHNQGFHQSQESKLADDNIGMRSKRVPKFGNNLSLGSLNTSKMIDENIVIPQLSPSQSHCNALSEPLLMAPALGSVTKLQPHKDLVDGIGNGSIGTSCKKLCLAGKKLSLGFRGSSESHGKVDKENVAPQVTENSDAVSKNGGINASYIKCGMDQSEEKNSRNMLPQSQKSVSSYPSKSVPKQEQNLRWDEKQQSKQGYNCEITKVIKQKESEGPAISESEAVIVLDSESSDEERRITPRSKSLLARKRMGKWRIRS from the exons ATGGCTCAAGCTGCGAGGCTCAACCTCCGATTGCAGAAGGAGCTCAAGCTCCTCCTCACCGACCCTCCTCCGGGTGCTTCTTTCcctctcctctcttcctcttcatccCTAACAACCATCGACGCCCGTAAGCTTCCCAATTCGCGTCCCTTTTCagatttatttaacaccgcgTTTGGTTAtcgagaaaaaaataagaagttGACATTAACGaaagtttttgcttttgtttcagAAATTAAAGGCCCAGAAGGAACTGTGTACGCCGAAGGTCTATTCAACATTAAGATTCAAATACCCGAGAG gtACCCGTTTCAGCCTCCAAGCGTGACCTTTGCTACGCCGATTTACCACCCGAATATCGACAACGGAGGCCGAATTTGCCTCGACATTCTCAATCTTCCTCCGAAG GGGGCGTGGCAACCGTCATTGAACATTTCAACTGTGCTTACAAGCATTGGATTGTTATTGAGTGAGCCCAATCCTGATGATGGCCTGATGTGTGAAGCG AGTAGGGAGTTTAAATACAACAGACAAGCTTTTGACCAGAAAGCTCGATCTATGACTCAGAAATATGCTACTGGGAATGTTTGTGACACTCAATTTCACAGCAATGCAAATCCAATCACA GTGCAGCTGGAGGTTGAAACAACAAAGCTTGAGCCAAAACATGAAGCAGATGAGTTTGTTGTAAGTGATAAGAAGGTAATTGGGGGTAGCAGGAAGTTGTCATTGGAGGCTTCAGGCCGAACCAAGAAAAGGGATGCTAATGAGGAAGGGAATCAAGTCCCTAAGGACCAGCCCTTTCTCTCTGATTTTGGAAACCagatagaagaagaaggaacagAAAAGGCGGTGAAAGATACCCTTGATAAATGCAATCAAAGTCAGGAGAAGAAGCTATGTGGGAGCAGAAGGAAGTTATCATTAGAATCCCTCGGCCAATTCCAGAAGAAAAGTGATAATGATATGGAGAATGTGGTGCCAAATAATCATTGTTCATCACTCAAACCAGAAAGCCTTCCTGTGCCCTCTTCAGGATCATTGGTGCCACAATCTGGAAACAGTCACAACCAAGGGTTTCATCAGAGTCAAGAAAGTAAATTGGCTGATGACAACATAGGCATGAGATCAAAGAGGGTGCCTAAGTTTGGCAACAATCTGTCATTGGGTTCTTTGAACACATCCAAAATGATTGACGAAAACATCGTTATCCCTCAACTGTCTCCTTCTCAGTCCCATTGCAATGCTTTGTCTGAGCCCTTGCTAATGGCGCCAGCCCTTGGCAGTGTCACCAAATTGCAACCACATAAAGATTTGGTTGATGGAATTGGAAATGGCTCCATTGGTACAAGTTGCAAGAAGCTTTGTTTAGCTGGCAAGAAGCTTTCGCTGGGGTTTAGAGGCTCATCAGAGTCACATGGAAAGGTTGACAAGGAGAATGTGGCCCCACAGGTGACTGAGAATTCTGATGCAGTATCAAAGAATGGGGGTATAAATGCGAGTTATATAAAATGTGGGATGGATCAATCGGAAGAGAAGAATAGTAGAAACATGCTTCCACAGTCCCAGAAGAGTGTCTCTTCGTATCCATCCAAGTCCGTTCCGAAGCAAGAACAAAACTTGAGGTGGGATGAGAAGCAGCAATCTAAACAGGGTTACAATTGCGAAATTACCAAAGTGATTAAGCAAAAGGAATCAGAAGGACCAGCAATATCCGAGTCTGAGGCAGTAATTGTGTTGGATAGTGAAAGTAGTGATGAGGAAAGGCGAATAACTCCGAGGTCTAAATCACTGCTAGCAAGAAAGCGCATGGGAAAGTGGAGAATAAGAAGCTGA
- the LOC18771756 gene encoding uncharacterized protein LOC18771756 isoform X2, which produces MAQAARLNLRLQKELKLLLTDPPPGASFPLLSSSSSLTTIDAQIKGPEGTVYAEGLFNIKIQIPERYPFQPPSVTFATPIYHPNIDNGGRICLDILNLPPKGAWQPSLNISTVLTSIGLLLSEPNPDDGLMCEASREFKYNRQAFDQKARSMTQKYATGNVCDTQFHSNANPITVQLEVETTKLEPKHEADEFVVSDKKVIGGSRKLSLEASGRTKKRDANEEGNQVPKDQPFLSDFGNQIEEEGTEKAVKDTLDKCNQSQEKKLCGSRRKLSLESLGQFQKKSDNDMENVVPNNHCSSLKPESLPVPSSGSLVPQSGNSHNQGFHQSQESKLADDNIGMRSKRVPKFGNNLSLGSLNTSKMIDENIVIPQLSPSQSHCNALSEPLLMAPALGSVTKLQPHKDLVDGIGNGSIGTSCKKLCLAGKKLSLGFRGSSESHGKVDKENVAPQVTENSDAVSKNGGINASYIKCGMDQSEEKNSRNMLPQSQKSVSSYPSKSVPKQEQNLRWDEKQQSKQGYNCEITKVIKQKESEGPAISESEAVIVLDSESSDEERRITPRSKSLLARKRMGKWRIRS; this is translated from the exons ATGGCTCAAGCTGCGAGGCTCAACCTCCGATTGCAGAAGGAGCTCAAGCTCCTCCTCACCGACCCTCCTCCGGGTGCTTCTTTCcctctcctctcttcctcttcatccCTAACAACCATCGACGCCC AAATTAAAGGCCCAGAAGGAACTGTGTACGCCGAAGGTCTATTCAACATTAAGATTCAAATACCCGAGAG gtACCCGTTTCAGCCTCCAAGCGTGACCTTTGCTACGCCGATTTACCACCCGAATATCGACAACGGAGGCCGAATTTGCCTCGACATTCTCAATCTTCCTCCGAAG GGGGCGTGGCAACCGTCATTGAACATTTCAACTGTGCTTACAAGCATTGGATTGTTATTGAGTGAGCCCAATCCTGATGATGGCCTGATGTGTGAAGCG AGTAGGGAGTTTAAATACAACAGACAAGCTTTTGACCAGAAAGCTCGATCTATGACTCAGAAATATGCTACTGGGAATGTTTGTGACACTCAATTTCACAGCAATGCAAATCCAATCACA GTGCAGCTGGAGGTTGAAACAACAAAGCTTGAGCCAAAACATGAAGCAGATGAGTTTGTTGTAAGTGATAAGAAGGTAATTGGGGGTAGCAGGAAGTTGTCATTGGAGGCTTCAGGCCGAACCAAGAAAAGGGATGCTAATGAGGAAGGGAATCAAGTCCCTAAGGACCAGCCCTTTCTCTCTGATTTTGGAAACCagatagaagaagaaggaacagAAAAGGCGGTGAAAGATACCCTTGATAAATGCAATCAAAGTCAGGAGAAGAAGCTATGTGGGAGCAGAAGGAAGTTATCATTAGAATCCCTCGGCCAATTCCAGAAGAAAAGTGATAATGATATGGAGAATGTGGTGCCAAATAATCATTGTTCATCACTCAAACCAGAAAGCCTTCCTGTGCCCTCTTCAGGATCATTGGTGCCACAATCTGGAAACAGTCACAACCAAGGGTTTCATCAGAGTCAAGAAAGTAAATTGGCTGATGACAACATAGGCATGAGATCAAAGAGGGTGCCTAAGTTTGGCAACAATCTGTCATTGGGTTCTTTGAACACATCCAAAATGATTGACGAAAACATCGTTATCCCTCAACTGTCTCCTTCTCAGTCCCATTGCAATGCTTTGTCTGAGCCCTTGCTAATGGCGCCAGCCCTTGGCAGTGTCACCAAATTGCAACCACATAAAGATTTGGTTGATGGAATTGGAAATGGCTCCATTGGTACAAGTTGCAAGAAGCTTTGTTTAGCTGGCAAGAAGCTTTCGCTGGGGTTTAGAGGCTCATCAGAGTCACATGGAAAGGTTGACAAGGAGAATGTGGCCCCACAGGTGACTGAGAATTCTGATGCAGTATCAAAGAATGGGGGTATAAATGCGAGTTATATAAAATGTGGGATGGATCAATCGGAAGAGAAGAATAGTAGAAACATGCTTCCACAGTCCCAGAAGAGTGTCTCTTCGTATCCATCCAAGTCCGTTCCGAAGCAAGAACAAAACTTGAGGTGGGATGAGAAGCAGCAATCTAAACAGGGTTACAATTGCGAAATTACCAAAGTGATTAAGCAAAAGGAATCAGAAGGACCAGCAATATCCGAGTCTGAGGCAGTAATTGTGTTGGATAGTGAAAGTAGTGATGAGGAAAGGCGAATAACTCCGAGGTCTAAATCACTGCTAGCAAGAAAGCGCATGGGAAAGTGGAGAATAAGAAGCTGA